In Zingiber officinale cultivar Zhangliang chromosome 6A, Zo_v1.1, whole genome shotgun sequence, a single genomic region encodes these proteins:
- the LOC121997480 gene encoding uncharacterized protein LOC121997480 isoform X1 translates to MKHQTVHALTDLKSQRILSHLQQPNLLPRLSTKSAAVVRKMMMIALKKVQMMNVQNSNKLRRILFHLQKPNLLLRLSKQRAAAVRKMMRMIALKKVHMMNLQNSNKLRRRLKHLQRAIALTHMRNILMRKVKMRSHLRFRRRAEFFKAAGEVDVCLATSEDGSFKGFGHVEFATEENAKMALELNGNDYLVVVLDLMWPVKEVPIPLRVVRITTKRAAKVKVKPYL, encoded by the exons ATGAAACACCAAACAGTTCATGCATTGACAGATTTGAAGAGTCAAAG GATTCTGTCCCATCTTCAACAGCCAAACCTGTTGCCAAGACTGTCAACAAAGAGTGCAGCAGTAGTGAGGAAGATGATGATGATAGCTCTGAAGAAAGTTCAGATGATGAACGTTCAAAACAGCAACAAGCTAAGAAG GATTCTGTTCCATCTTCAAAAGCCAAACCTGTTGCTAAGACTGTCAAAACAGAGAGCGGCAGCAGTAAGGAAGATGATGAGGATGATAGCTCTGAAgaaagttcatatgatgaaccttcAAAATAGCAACAAGCTAAGAAG GCGACTCAAGCATCTACAAAGAGCAATAGCTCTGACTCATATGAGGAATATTTTGATGAGAAAAGTGAAGATGAGAAGCCACCTAAGATTCCGAAGAAG GGCTGAATTCTTCAAGGCTGCAGGGGAAGTTGATGTGTGTTTGGCTACATCAGAAGATGGAAGCTTCAAGGGATTTGGTCATGTCGAATTTGCTACCGAGGAAAATGCTAAGATG GCACTTGAATTGAATGGCAATGATTATTTGGTCGTGGTGTTAGACTTGATGTGGCCCGTGAAAGAGGTTCCTATACCCCTCAGAGTGG TAAGGATAACTACCAAAAGGGCAGCAAAGGTCAAAGTCAAACCATATTTGTGA
- the LOC121997480 gene encoding nucleolin 1-like isoform X2, with the protein MYSVCRQSYETPNSSCIDRFEESKDSVPSSTAKPVAKTVNKECSSSEEDDDDSSEESSDDERSKQQQAKKATQASTKSNSSDSYEEYFDEKSEDEKPPKIPKKDDDVEMKDASVVSAEKQTATKSGKKMRIKLLDLKHYLLVTCPMLLDRMMWLNSSRLQGKLMCVWLHQKMEASRDLVMSNLLPRKMLRWFIIFYLFNLLQSLASFLTFSLY; encoded by the exons ATGTATTCTGTTTGTAGGCAGAGTTATGAAACACCAAACAGTTCATGCATTGACAGATTTGAAGAGTCAAAG GATTCTGTCCCATCTTCAACAGCCAAACCTGTTGCCAAGACTGTCAACAAAGAGTGCAGCAGTAGTGAGGAAGATGATGATGATAGCTCTGAAGAAAGTTCAGATGATGAACGTTCAAAACAGCAACAAGCTAAGAAG GCGACTCAAGCATCTACAAAGAGCAATAGCTCTGACTCATATGAGGAATATTTTGATGAGAAAAGTGAAGATGAGAAGCCACCTAAGATTCCGAAGAAG GATGATGATGTTGAGATGAAGGATGCTAGTGTGGTTAGTGCTGAAAAACAAACTGCTACGAAGTCTGGAAAGAAAATG AGAATCAAACTCCTGGATCTCAAACACTATTTATTGGTAACTTGTCCTATGTTGTTGGACAGGATGATGT GGCTGAATTCTTCAAGGCTGCAGGGGAAGTTGATGTGTGTTTGGCTACATCAGAAGATGGAAGCTTCAAGGGATTTGGTCATGTCGAATTTGCTACCGAGGAAAATGCTAAGATGGTTTATCATCTTTTATTTGTTTAATCTGCTTCAGTCATTAGCTTCCTTTTTGACATTTTCTCTCTATTAG
- the LOC121997480 gene encoding nucleolin 2-like isoform X4: MYSVCRQSYETPNSSCIDRFEESKDSVPSSTAKPVAKTVNKECSSSEEDDDDSSEESSDDERSKQQQAKKATQASTKSNSSDSYEEYFDEKSEDEKPPKIPKKDDDVEMKDASVVSAEKQTATKSGKKMRIKLLDLKHYLLVTCPMLLDRMMWLNSSRLQGKLMCVWLHQKMEASRDLVMSNLLPRKMLRWHLN, from the exons ATGTATTCTGTTTGTAGGCAGAGTTATGAAACACCAAACAGTTCATGCATTGACAGATTTGAAGAGTCAAAG GATTCTGTCCCATCTTCAACAGCCAAACCTGTTGCCAAGACTGTCAACAAAGAGTGCAGCAGTAGTGAGGAAGATGATGATGATAGCTCTGAAGAAAGTTCAGATGATGAACGTTCAAAACAGCAACAAGCTAAGAAG GCGACTCAAGCATCTACAAAGAGCAATAGCTCTGACTCATATGAGGAATATTTTGATGAGAAAAGTGAAGATGAGAAGCCACCTAAGATTCCGAAGAAG GATGATGATGTTGAGATGAAGGATGCTAGTGTGGTTAGTGCTGAAAAACAAACTGCTACGAAGTCTGGAAAGAAAATG AGAATCAAACTCCTGGATCTCAAACACTATTTATTGGTAACTTGTCCTATGTTGTTGGACAGGATGATGT GGCTGAATTCTTCAAGGCTGCAGGGGAAGTTGATGTGTGTTTGGCTACATCAGAAGATGGAAGCTTCAAGGGATTTGGTCATGTCGAATTTGCTACCGAGGAAAATGCTAAGATG GCACTTGAATTGA
- the LOC121997480 gene encoding nucleolin-like isoform X3 has product MYSVCRQSYETPNSSCIDRFEESKDSVPSSTAKPVAKTVNKECSSSEEDDDDSSEESSDDERSKQQQAKKATQASTKSNSSDSYEEYFDEKSEDEKPPKIPKKVVLRSGRYMHEHIYALCLHGNYVTDSSEESFDKESEDENLLKTPKKVVLRSSRYMHASAYICPLIKWQLCDFVFTYRVSELPIKRFTWSNLIVRVGKMAR; this is encoded by the exons ATGTATTCTGTTTGTAGGCAGAGTTATGAAACACCAAACAGTTCATGCATTGACAGATTTGAAGAGTCAAAG GATTCTGTCCCATCTTCAACAGCCAAACCTGTTGCCAAGACTGTCAACAAAGAGTGCAGCAGTAGTGAGGAAGATGATGATGATAGCTCTGAAGAAAGTTCAGATGATGAACGTTCAAAACAGCAACAAGCTAAGAAG GCGACTCAAGCATCTACAAAGAGCAATAGCTCTGACTCATATGAGGAATATTTTGATGAGAAAAGTGAAGATGAGAAGCCACCTAAGATTCCGAAGAAGGTAGTTTTGAGAAGTGGTAGGTACATGCATGAACATATATATGCCCTTTGTTTACATGGCAATTATGTGACTGACTCATCTGAGGAATCTTTTGATAAGGAAAGTGAAGATGAGAATCTACTTAAGACTCCGAAGAAGGTAGTTTTGAGAAGTAGTAGATACATGCATGCATCAGCATATATATGCCCTTTGATTAAATGGCAATTATGTGACTTTGTGTTCACTTATAGGGTATCAGAACTACCTATTAAACGTTTCACATGGAGCAATCTTATAGTACGTGTGGGAAAGATGGCCAGATGA
- the LOC121995163 gene encoding plant-specific TFIIB-related protein PTF2-like, with the protein LSAERSGGHAICLSCGEDDTVVDPDSGTCVCCSCGCVVSTDEFRHQAFTSDGQATGFLHNITDFDYRQRKLHRARSQIEDLTSALGLSSLRATDVSNLISGATDGSFGDGQWFSDLIAACSYIVARRHRIPTSLTEAADAVGRDACDVGHMVTRVVQHLRLPSLPEFNIAAALDRVVNTCQSFKGLDPEKSKELIGQGQFLLNCATKWFLTTGRQPLPLVAAVLAFVADANGVKASVEEIAEGIPAGVTTSKLRLKELMETLIRVARSLLPWGKDVTLQNLTLNAPLLIRLMERKSKSDHSVDIGFGFDAFSGALRKDNEDESKYFKIGEEQDCTANCDNFAYAKLSGECISSAYDKVLERIDHLKAIGEFDKDRSKRMRRDIVETRALQDAWEGRWDRENKLTLDSKDYENIWNQAKC; encoded by the coding sequence CTATCCGCGGAGCGATCTGGCGGCCATGCGATCTGTTTGAGCTGCGGGGAAGACGATACCGTGGTGGATCCGGACTCAGGCACCTGTGTCTGTTGCTCCTGCGGCTGCGTAGTCTCCACCGACGAGTTCCGCCACCAGGCGTTCACCTCTGACGGCCAGGCTACTGGCTTCCTCCACAACATCACCGATTTTGACTACCGCCAGCGGAAGCTCCACCGCGCTCGATCCCAAATAGAGGATCTTACCTCTGCCCTCGGCCTCTCCTCCCTTCGAGCGACCGATGTTTCGAACCTCATCTCCGGAGCCACTGACGGCTCCTTTGGCGACGGCCAGTGGTTCAGCGACCTCATCGCTGCCTGCTCCTACATCGTCGCGCGACGCCACCGCATCCCTACCTCCCTTACTGAGGCGGCCGACGCTGTAGGCCGTGATGCCTGTGACGTTGGTCACATGGTCACCCGTGTCGTGCAGCATCTTCGCCTTCCCTCGCTCCCGGAGTTCAATATTGCTGCTGCCCTCGATCGCGTGGTTAATACCTGCCAAAGCTTCAAGGGGCTGGATCCTGAGAAATCGAAAGAGTTAATCGGCCAAGGGCAATTCCTTCTCAACTGCGCCACCAAATGGTTCCTCACAACTGGGCGCCAGCCGCTTCCGCTGGTTGCTGCGGTCCTCGCCTTTGTGGCGGATGCTAACGGGGTTAAAGCTTCCGTGGAGGAGATTGCGGAGGGGATTCCTGCTGGGGTAACCACAAGCAAGCTCCGGCTCAAGGAGCTAATGGAGACCCTCATTAGGGTTGCAAGATCCTTGCTTCCATGGGGGAAGGACGTCACACTCCAAAACCTAACGCTAAATGCCCCTTTGCTGATTCGCTTGATGGAGAGGAAATCAAAATCGGACCATTCTGTGGATATTGGCTTTGGTTTCGATGCCTTTTCCGGTGCTTTGAGAAAGGACAACGAAGACGAATCTAAGTACTTCAAGATCGGTGAAGAACAAGATTGTACTGCAAACTGTGATAATTTTGCATATGCTAAACTGTCAGGGGAGTGCATATCAAGTGCCTACGATAAAGTCTTGGAAAGAATTGATCACCTTAAAGCAATTGGAGAGTTTGATAAGGACCGATCAAAAAGGATGAGGAGAGATATAGTGGAGACCAGGGCACTCCAAGATGCTTGGGAGGGGAGGTGGGACAGAGAAAATAAATTGACGCTGGATTCAAAAGATTATGAAAACATTTGGAACCAAGCAAAATGCTGA
- the LOC121997480 gene encoding uncharacterized protein LOC121997480 isoform X5, whose product MKHQTVHALTDLKSQRILSHLQQPNLLPRLSTKSAAVVRKMMMIALKKVQMMNVQNSNKLRRRLKHLQRAIALTHMRNILMRKVKMRSHLRFRRRAEFFKAAGEVDVCLATSEDGSFKGFGHVEFATEENAKMALELNGNDYLVVVLDLMWPVKEVPIPLRVVRITTKRAAKVKVKPYL is encoded by the exons ATGAAACACCAAACAGTTCATGCATTGACAGATTTGAAGAGTCAAAG GATTCTGTCCCATCTTCAACAGCCAAACCTGTTGCCAAGACTGTCAACAAAGAGTGCAGCAGTAGTGAGGAAGATGATGATGATAGCTCTGAAGAAAGTTCAGATGATGAACGTTCAAAACAGCAACAAGCTAAGAAG GCGACTCAAGCATCTACAAAGAGCAATAGCTCTGACTCATATGAGGAATATTTTGATGAGAAAAGTGAAGATGAGAAGCCACCTAAGATTCCGAAGAAG GGCTGAATTCTTCAAGGCTGCAGGGGAAGTTGATGTGTGTTTGGCTACATCAGAAGATGGAAGCTTCAAGGGATTTGGTCATGTCGAATTTGCTACCGAGGAAAATGCTAAGATG GCACTTGAATTGAATGGCAATGATTATTTGGTCGTGGTGTTAGACTTGATGTGGCCCGTGAAAGAGGTTCCTATACCCCTCAGAGTGG TAAGGATAACTACCAAAAGGGCAGCAAAGGTCAAAGTCAAACCATATTTGTGA